The sequence GGTCAAGGAGGGCGACGTCCTCGTCACCACTATGACCAACCCGGACATGGTTCCGGCCATGAAGAGGGCTTCCGCTATCGTCACCGACGAGGGCGGAAGGACGTGCCACGCCGCTATCGTCAGCAGGGAGCTCGGCATCCCGGCCGTCGTCGGTACCAAGGAGGCTACCAAGGTCCTCAAGGACGGCATGCTCGTCACCGTCGACGGTACAAGGGGTGTCGTCTACGAGGGCATAGTCAAGAGCCTCGTCAAGAAGGAGGAGGAAGAGAAGGCTGCCGCTGCCGGAGGACAGGTCGTCGTTGCCGGCGCTCCGCTCGTTACAGCGACCGAGGTCAAGGTCAACGTCTCAATGCCCGAGGTCGCCGAGCGCGCTGCAGCTACCGGCGCCGACGGTGTCGGTCTCCTCAGGGCCGAGCACATGATCCTCGGCATAGGCGCCCACCCGATCAAGTTCATCAAGGAGGGCAAGGAAGAGGAGCTCGTCGAGAGGCTCGTCGAGGGCATCAGGAAGGTCGTTGAGGCCTTCTACCCGAGGCGCGTCTGGTACAGGACCCTCGACGCCCCGACCAACGAGTTCCGCGAGCTTCCGGGCGGCGAGGACGAGCCGGAAGAGAGGAACCCGATGCTCGGATGGAGAGGAATCAGGCGCGGTCTCGACCAGCCGGAGCTCCTCAGGGCTGAGTTCAAGGCCATCAAGAGGCTCGTTGACGAGGGCTACGACAACATCGGCGTCATGCTCCCGCTCGTCAGCCACCCGGAGCAGATCAGGAAGGCCAAGGAGATTGCCATGGAGGTCGGTCTCATTCCGCACAAGGACGTCGAGTGGGGCGTCATGATCGAGACTCCCGCTTCAGCTCTCATCATCGAGGACCTCATCAAGGAGGGCATCGACTTCATCAGCTTCGGCACCAACGACCTCACCCAGTACACCCTCGCCATCGACAGGGACAACGAGCGCGTCTTCAAGCTCTACGACGAGAAGCACCCGGCAGTCCTCAAGCTCATCAAGCACGTCATCAAGGTCTGCAAGAAGTACGGCGTTGAGACCAGCATCTGCGGACAGGCCGGCAGTGACCCGAAGATGGCCAGGCTCCTCGTCAGGATGGGCATCGACAGCATTTCAGCCAACCCTGACGCCGTCGAACTCGTCAGGAAGACCGTCGCCAGGGAAGAGGCTAGGCTCAGGCTTGAGGCCGCCAGGAAGAAACTCTTCGAGGAGGAGGACGAGCTCGACTTCTGATTTCCTCTCTTTTCTCCTGTATTCTGTTTTGGATTATTGCAAATGTTGCGCACTCCTCAGAAGTGTTGGCTCTTTTATCCACAATAAACTTTTTATACTAACGTTTCGACAGTCATCTGATAGCTCATGGACGGCGGGAAAATTCAGAGAATGCGCAACCAGATTCTCAACGGGCCGATAGTCAAAACACTCATCCTGTTAGCCTACCCTTTAATAATAAACCAGCTCGTCCAGGTTCTCTACAACCTCACCGATACATTCTGGCTCGGTAAACTTGGCAGAGAGGAGCTCGCGGCACCGGGGACGGCGTGGCCGCTGATCTCGTTCTTCATATCCATAGGGATGGGGTTTGCAAATGCCGGCTTCGCTTTCGTGAGCCAGTACGTTGGGGCTGGGAACTATAAGAAGGCCAACCGCGCCGCCGGGGCGCTCTATTCACTCATGATGCTCTTTGCAATTGCCGTTGGGATGGTGGGTATAATTTTGGCTCCGTACCTTCTCAGATTCATGAACGTTAGCGATACGGTTTACCCGTACGCTCTGTCTTACACCCGCGTTATCTTCGCTGGAATACCTTTCTCGTTCACGCTCTTTGCATTCAACTTCCTCCTCAGGGCCATTGGGGACACCAAAACACCGGTTAGGATAAACATAGCAACCGTTCTCCTTAACCTCGTCCTCGACCCGTTCTTTATCTTCGGCTGGGGGCCGTTTCCAGAGCTCGGAGTCGTCGGAGCGGCGGTTGCCACAATGCTTTCCAACAGTCTCGGCTCCCTCGTGGGTGGCTACCTCCTCTTCAGCGGGAAGGTAGGGATACACCTCACACTCCACAACCTCAAGCCGGACTGGCCTTTCTACTCCAGAATCTTCCGCGTAGGCATACCCTCAAGCATAGGATCATCAACAACGGCCTTTGGCTTTGTAATCCTTACAAGGATAATTTTCACTATAGGCAAACTCTACGGCCAGGCACACGGCATTGAAAAGTTTGAAGATATTGCCTTCGCAACGTACTCGATAACCAACAGGCTGACTAGCTTCATGTTCGCGTTCTCCGATGGAATAAGCATGGCGATGGGAACGATGGTCGGCCAGGCCGTCGGCGCGAGGCTCTACCAGAGGGCCAAGGA is a genomic window of Thermococcus guaymasensis DSM 11113 containing:
- the ppsA gene encoding phosphoenolpyruvate synthase; the encoded protein is MSEYRFIRWFEELGKEDVPLVGGKGANLGEMTNAGIPVPPGFCVTAEAYKYFVENVKLEDGKTLQEWIMEVISNTNVDDSKQLQENTAKIRQKIIELPMLPEIAEEIERAYKELSARFNKDAVYVAVRSSATAEDLPEASFAGQQETYLDVYGVDDVIDKVKKCWASLWTARATFYRAKQGFDHSKVYLSAVVQKMVNSEKSGVMFTANPVTNDRNEIMINAAWGLGEAVVSGSVTPDEYIVEKGTWKIKEKFIAKKEVMVVRNPETGKGTIYVKVADHLGPEWVEKQVLTDEQIVEVAKMGAKIEEHYGWPQDIEWAYDKDDGKLYIVQSRPITTLKEEVKTEEAEMTEEMKVLLKGLGASPGVGAGRVVVILDASEIDKVKEGDVLVTTMTNPDMVPAMKRASAIVTDEGGRTCHAAIVSRELGIPAVVGTKEATKVLKDGMLVTVDGTRGVVYEGIVKSLVKKEEEEKAAAAGGQVVVAGAPLVTATEVKVNVSMPEVAERAAATGADGVGLLRAEHMILGIGAHPIKFIKEGKEEELVERLVEGIRKVVEAFYPRRVWYRTLDAPTNEFRELPGGEDEPEERNPMLGWRGIRRGLDQPELLRAEFKAIKRLVDEGYDNIGVMLPLVSHPEQIRKAKEIAMEVGLIPHKDVEWGVMIETPASALIIEDLIKEGIDFISFGTNDLTQYTLAIDRDNERVFKLYDEKHPAVLKLIKHVIKVCKKYGVETSICGQAGSDPKMARLLVRMGIDSISANPDAVELVRKTVAREEARLRLEAARKKLFEEEDELDF
- a CDS encoding MATE family efflux transporter; the protein is MDGGKIQRMRNQILNGPIVKTLILLAYPLIINQLVQVLYNLTDTFWLGKLGREELAAPGTAWPLISFFISIGMGFANAGFAFVSQYVGAGNYKKANRAAGALYSLMMLFAIAVGMVGIILAPYLLRFMNVSDTVYPYALSYTRVIFAGIPFSFTLFAFNFLLRAIGDTKTPVRINIATVLLNLVLDPFFIFGWGPFPELGVVGAAVATMLSNSLGSLVGGYLLFSGKVGIHLTLHNLKPDWPFYSRIFRVGIPSSIGSSTTAFGFVILTRIIFTIGKLYGQAHGIEKFEDIAFATYSITNRLTSFMFAFSDGISMAMGTMVGQAVGARLYQRAKEVAEKTMAINFTILGVGTLLFILFRVQIFRFFINDPAIIAESAKVVKYFAISLPFFGIFAAVENVFRSAGHTKKSMVLDMFRLWVLRLPLSYGLGVLMRDTAGMWLGMGLSNILGAVVALAWFLRGSWMKAIIEEEPGEHG